In one window of Kitasatospora sp. MMS16-BH015 DNA:
- a CDS encoding beta family protein: MKYVPILRGKAGELLALRNISPEVQRAVRPVLEVVPDEELPDTVQTFASQVGENLPRDLVVAIDCGRLWENGTVGTGFPGHAMGWISTYLAQWLHRIIPVFRTTEPSGSLEEIRQVQQAHGQGGCLRIDLRDLPDSPTALTSVVRDALDAVGLPPEQVDLVLDTGFLPSPQAAARLVGPALGVLDWTRAMPWRHLALAGGGFPASLRHLPPHLVAPVHRHEADLWHRVVRRRTGHRIPDFGDYGITHPVPPNRGWPGQPNLRYTAGNDWYVVRAATRTRTDALRLCRQLTGSRHWNSRLDTEPPWGDAQIHQRATGATSRPGGPRDWRAWGTSHHLAAVTQSVTRAGEP; this comes from the coding sequence ATGAAGTACGTACCGATCCTGCGCGGTAAGGCGGGCGAGTTGCTCGCGTTACGCAACATCAGCCCCGAGGTGCAGCGGGCTGTCCGGCCGGTCCTCGAAGTCGTGCCGGACGAGGAACTGCCCGACACCGTCCAGACCTTCGCCAGCCAAGTGGGCGAGAACCTGCCCAGGGACCTGGTCGTCGCCATCGACTGCGGCCGGTTGTGGGAGAACGGCACTGTCGGCACCGGGTTTCCCGGGCACGCCATGGGCTGGATCAGCACCTACCTGGCGCAGTGGCTCCACCGCATAATCCCCGTCTTCCGAACCACCGAACCGAGCGGCTCGCTCGAGGAGATCCGGCAGGTACAGCAGGCGCACGGGCAAGGGGGTTGCCTACGCATCGACCTGCGCGACCTACCGGACTCTCCGACCGCACTGACCTCCGTCGTCCGGGATGCCCTCGATGCCGTCGGCCTACCACCCGAGCAGGTGGACCTGGTCCTCGACACCGGCTTCCTCCCCTCCCCGCAGGCTGCGGCCCGCCTGGTCGGGCCCGCCCTCGGCGTGCTCGACTGGACGCGGGCGATGCCCTGGCGCCACCTCGCCCTCGCGGGCGGCGGCTTCCCGGCTTCGCTGCGGCACCTTCCACCGCACCTGGTCGCACCGGTGCACCGCCACGAGGCGGACCTGTGGCACCGGGTCGTCCGACGCCGGACGGGTCACCGGATCCCGGACTTCGGCGACTACGGCATCACCCACCCCGTGCCGCCCAACCGCGGCTGGCCCGGGCAGCCGAATCTCCGCTACACCGCCGGCAACGACTGGTACGTCGTCCGCGCCGCGACCAGAACCCGGACCGACGCCCTCCGACTGTGCCGGCAACTCACCGGCTCCCGGCATTGGAACAGCCGGCTCGACACCGAACCACCTTGGGGCGACGCCCAGATCCACCAGCGAGCAACCGGCGCCACCTCCCGTCCGGGGGGCCCGCGCGACTGGCGGGCCTGGGGCACCTCGCACCACCTCGCAGCGGTGACCCAGTCCGTCACCCGAGCAGGAGAGCCCTGA
- a CDS encoding metal ABC transporter solute-binding protein, Zn/Mn family, with product MRAAPSRPARRHPVRLVLGAAGVIALTATSACSTSSKAAPSTAGSSGGSSKVIQVAVAENFWGSIATQLGGDHVKVTSIITNPDTDPHSYEPTAADSRTVAGADYAITNGIGYDAWSDKLLAANPAAGRTALKVADLLGKKEGDNPHQWYSAESVEKVIDRITEDYKKLDPADIAYFDTQQQAFRTKALAKYNQLEADIKARYAGTPIGASESIVTPLAESLGLKMLTPETFLDAMSEGTDPTAADKAAIDQQIGGKQIKVYVYNSQNSTPDIAAQVEAAKKQGIPVATVTETLTPANATFQDWQAQQLQGIADALKAATGK from the coding sequence ATGCGCGCCGCCCCGTCCCGCCCCGCCCGCAGACACCCCGTCCGCCTCGTGCTGGGAGCCGCTGGCGTCATAGCCCTCACGGCCACCAGCGCCTGCTCCACCTCGTCCAAGGCCGCGCCGTCCACGGCCGGTTCGAGCGGCGGGAGTTCGAAGGTGATCCAGGTCGCCGTGGCGGAGAACTTCTGGGGCAGCATCGCCACCCAGCTCGGCGGCGACCACGTGAAGGTCACCAGCATCATCACCAACCCGGACACCGACCCGCACTCCTACGAGCCCACCGCCGCCGACAGCCGGACGGTGGCGGGCGCCGACTACGCGATCACCAACGGCATCGGCTACGACGCCTGGTCGGACAAGCTGCTCGCCGCCAACCCGGCCGCCGGTCGTACGGCGCTGAAGGTCGCCGACCTGCTCGGCAAGAAGGAGGGCGACAACCCGCACCAGTGGTACTCGGCCGAGAGCGTCGAGAAGGTGATCGACCGGATCACCGAGGACTACAAGAAGCTGGACCCGGCCGACATCGCCTACTTCGACACCCAGCAGCAGGCCTTCCGTACCAAGGCGCTGGCCAAGTACAACCAGCTCGAAGCCGACATCAAGGCCAGGTACGCGGGCACCCCGATCGGCGCCTCGGAGTCGATCGTCACCCCGCTCGCCGAGAGCCTCGGGCTGAAGATGCTGACTCCGGAGACCTTCCTGGACGCGATGAGCGAGGGCACCGACCCGACCGCCGCCGACAAGGCGGCCATCGACCAGCAGATCGGCGGCAAGCAGATCAAGGTCTACGTCTACAACTCCCAGAACTCCACGCCGGACATCGCCGCCCAGGTCGAGGCGGCCAAGAAGCAGGGCATCCCGGTCGCCACCGTGACCGAGACCCTCACCCCGGCGAACGCCACCTTCCAGGACTGGCAGGCCCAGCAGCTGCAGGGCATCGCCGACGCGCTGAAGGCGGCGACGGGCAAGTGA
- the rpmF gene encoding 50S ribosomal protein L32 — MAVPKRKTSRSNTRHRRAQWKASAPQLVPITVEGREHLVPRNLVRAYERGLLTVKP; from the coding sequence ATGGCCGTACCCAAGCGCAAGACGTCCCGAAGCAACACGCGGCACCGCCGGGCGCAGTGGAAGGCGAGCGCGCCGCAGCTGGTGCCGATCACCGTGGAGGGCCGGGAGCACCTGGTGCCGCGCAACCTCGTCCGCGCGTACGAGCGCGGGTTGCTGACCGTCAAACCCTGA
- the rpsR gene encoding 30S ribosomal protein S18 — protein sequence MTRIAPARRDRKPRPNPLHEARITYIDYKDTNLLRKFISDRDKILPQPSAGRCPLRRVTRLTVQQQRAMARAIKNAREMALLPYASGGSKAGG from the coding sequence ATGACCAGAATCGCCCCTGCCCGCCGCGACCGCAAGCCGCGCCCCAACCCCCTGCACGAAGCACGGATCACGTACATCGACTACAAGGACACCAACCTCCTGCGGAAGTTCATCTCCGACCGCGACAAGATCCTCCCCCAGCCTTCGGCCGGGAGGTGCCCCCTTCGCCGCGTCACCCGGCTCACCGTCCAGCAGCAGCGCGCGATGGCCCGCGCCATCAAGAACGCGCGCGAGATGGCGCTGCTGCCCTACGCGTCCGGCGGCTCGAAGGCCGGCGGGTGA
- a CDS encoding GH1 family beta-glucosidase, translating into MVKRLELPVGFRWGVSTASYQVEGAVAEDGRGRSIWDEFVVRPGAVKDGHTGAVACDHYHRYREDVALMRELGLDGYRFSVAWPRVVPGGSGAVNSAGLDFYERLVDELLAAGITPLPTLFHWDLPQELEEGGGWLARDTAYRFAEYTEAVVGRLGDRVPAWITLNEPFVHMVYGYALGIHAPGRAMMLDALPAAHHQLLGHGLAAEVLRGHGRQVLIANNLTPVRPSSQDPADVAAAEAYDALHNRLFLDPLLLGRYPDLGAFGVETEGFVREGDLAVISGSGLDGLGVNYYNPTLISAPVDEGLPFTDVPIEGVERTAFGWPVVPDGLRELLVGLRERYGAALPPVTITENGCSVADEVGPDGAVDDRFRIDYLAGHVEAVARAVAEGVDVRGYYTWSLMDNFEWAEGYHQRFGLVHVDFETQRRTPKASYAWYRELISAHRAC; encoded by the coding sequence ATGGTGAAGCGACTTGAGCTGCCGGTGGGGTTCCGGTGGGGGGTTTCGACGGCCTCGTACCAGGTCGAGGGCGCGGTGGCGGAGGACGGGCGCGGGCGCTCGATCTGGGACGAGTTCGTGGTGCGGCCCGGGGCGGTGAAGGACGGGCACACCGGGGCGGTGGCCTGTGACCACTACCACCGGTACCGCGAAGACGTGGCGCTGATGCGGGAGTTGGGGCTGGACGGGTACCGGTTCTCGGTGGCCTGGCCCCGGGTGGTGCCGGGTGGGAGCGGGGCGGTGAACTCGGCCGGGCTGGACTTCTACGAGCGGTTGGTGGACGAGTTGCTGGCGGCGGGGATCACGCCGCTGCCGACGCTGTTCCACTGGGATCTGCCCCAGGAGCTGGAGGAGGGCGGCGGGTGGCTGGCACGGGACACGGCGTACCGGTTCGCGGAGTACACCGAGGCAGTGGTCGGTCGGCTGGGGGATCGGGTGCCGGCCTGGATCACGCTGAACGAGCCCTTCGTGCACATGGTGTACGGGTACGCGCTGGGGATCCACGCGCCGGGGCGGGCGATGATGCTCGACGCGCTGCCCGCCGCCCACCACCAGCTGCTGGGGCACGGGTTGGCGGCCGAGGTGCTGCGGGGGCACGGGCGGCAGGTGCTGATCGCGAACAATCTGACGCCGGTGCGGCCTTCGAGTCAGGACCCGGCGGATGTCGCGGCGGCGGAGGCGTACGACGCCCTGCACAACCGGCTGTTCCTGGACCCGCTGCTGCTGGGGCGGTACCCGGATCTGGGGGCGTTCGGGGTGGAGACGGAGGGGTTCGTGCGGGAGGGGGATCTGGCGGTGATCTCGGGGTCGGGGTTGGACGGTCTTGGGGTCAACTACTACAACCCGACGCTGATTTCGGCTCCGGTGGACGAGGGGCTGCCGTTCACGGACGTGCCGATCGAGGGCGTGGAGCGGACGGCCTTCGGGTGGCCGGTGGTGCCGGACGGGCTGCGCGAGCTTCTGGTGGGTCTGCGGGAGCGGTACGGCGCGGCGCTGCCGCCGGTGACGATCACGGAGAATGGCTGCTCGGTGGCCGACGAGGTCGGCCCGGACGGCGCGGTGGACGACCGGTTCCGGATCGACTACCTGGCCGGGCACGTGGAGGCGGTGGCGCGGGCGGTGGCCGAGGGGGTGGACGTGCGCGGGTACTACACCTGGTCGTTGATGGACAACTTCGAGTGGGCGGAGGGCTACCACCAGCGGTTCGGGTTGGTGCACGTGGACTTCGAGACGCAGCGGCGGACGCCGAAGGCGTCCTACGCCTGGTACCGCGAGCTGATTTCCGCTCACCGAGCCTGCTGA
- a CDS encoding metal ABC transporter ATP-binding protein, producing the protein MSIHPTEKVRAVMGRHEPPSGGGEPVLALRGAAVRVGGRTLWSGVDLTVGAGEFTAVLGPNGVGKSTLVKVLLGLLPASAGEVRVLGGEPGAHSTAVGYLPQRHSFDASVRIRGVDVVGLGLDGDLWGIPVPGLGRAKRKAARERVAEVVELVGASAYAHRPIGQCSGGEQQRLLIAQQGKGPLDDVAKLAEAANVGLASARDDGQDPAHQEVRGGHSHPRVAAPHVVTPAGVRLVAASPSRLCHCVAAVRRIVVGSSCRQTANLGRREVHEVGRLRGSGGSGNPDRRRSRPLPRRWAGARPAHA; encoded by the coding sequence GTGAGCATCCACCCGACCGAGAAGGTCCGAGCCGTCATGGGCCGTCACGAGCCGCCGTCGGGGGGCGGCGAGCCGGTGCTCGCACTGCGGGGGGCCGCCGTCAGGGTCGGCGGGCGGACACTCTGGTCGGGTGTCGATCTGACCGTCGGGGCAGGCGAGTTCACCGCCGTGCTCGGCCCCAACGGGGTAGGGAAGTCCACCCTGGTGAAGGTGCTGCTCGGGCTGTTGCCCGCTTCGGCAGGCGAGGTGCGGGTGCTGGGCGGGGAGCCCGGCGCGCACAGCACCGCCGTGGGGTACCTGCCGCAGCGGCACAGCTTCGACGCGAGCGTGCGCATTCGCGGGGTGGATGTGGTGGGCCTGGGCCTGGACGGGGATCTGTGGGGGATCCCCGTCCCAGGCCTGGGACGCGCCAAGCGCAAGGCGGCGCGCGAACGAGTCGCCGAGGTCGTGGAGTTGGTCGGTGCGAGTGCCTACGCGCACCGGCCGATCGGGCAGTGCTCGGGCGGGGAGCAGCAGCGGCTGCTGATCGCCCAGCAGGGCAAAGGTCCGCTCGATGACGTGGCGAAGCTTGCCGAGGCCGCGAATGTCGGGCTCGCCTCGGCGAGAGATGACGGGCAGGATCCGGCGCATCAGGAGGTTCGCGGCGGACATTCCCATCCACGGGTGGCTGCGCCGCATGTAGTGACACCGGCGGGCGTGCGCTTGGTGGCGGCGTCTCCATCGCGGTTATGTCACTGCGTGGCTGCGGTCCGGAGAATAGTGGTGGGGTCCAGCTGCCGGCAGACGGCGAATCTCGGCCGGCGTGAGGTCCACGAGGTCGGGCGTCTTCGAGGAAGCGGCGGAAGTGGGAATCCTGACCGTAGGCGGAGCCGGCCGTTACCCAGGCGATGGGCAGGGGCGAGGCCGGCGCACGCGTGA
- a CDS encoding ricin-type beta-trefoil lectin domain protein, with translation MLHANLRRTLACVLSALLLSLAIPLLSVVAAPPAAALGNNLALTPPMGFNDWNAYGCNVSEPLIKSTALAMHNNGMQGAGYQYVNIDDCWMTHARGSDGRLVPDASKFPDGIKGTADYVHSLGLKLGIYEDAGLQTCAGFPGSLGHETTDAQSFADWGVDYLKYDNCYAGPGCAQNTCSNGSKVPAQTRYTTMRDALAATGRPILFSLCSWGEDSVWTWGADIGNSWRTTGDINASYGSMLSIFHSNVNLAAYAGPGHWNDPDMLEVGNSPLTDTEARSEFSLWAEMAAPLIAGTNVASASAATLATLTNSRVIAVDQDSLGKQGTLVSSAGGLDVLAKPLANGDVSVALFNETGSTATITTSAAAIGKTGASSYGLTDLWSGATSTTTGTISASVPAHGTTMVRVAGGTSGGGNQTGPVRAVGANKCLDVPNSTTTPGTQVQIWDCNSQPNQTWTRTASGQLTVVSGGTQLCLDAYNGQTSPGTKVEIWSCNGQANQQWKVNADGTITGVQSGLCLDVTAKSTANGALIDLWTCNGQTNQQWAV, from the coding sequence ATGCTCCACGCGAACCTGCGCAGGACGCTTGCCTGCGTCCTCTCGGCCCTGCTCCTGTCCTTGGCGATTCCGCTGCTCTCCGTGGTCGCCGCCCCGCCGGCCGCCGCGCTGGGCAACAACCTGGCGCTCACGCCGCCGATGGGTTTCAACGACTGGAACGCCTACGGCTGCAACGTCTCCGAGCCGCTGATCAAGAGCACGGCGCTGGCCATGCACAACAACGGCATGCAGGGCGCCGGGTACCAGTACGTCAACATCGACGACTGCTGGATGACCCATGCCCGGGGCTCCGACGGGCGCCTGGTGCCTGACGCGAGCAAGTTCCCGGACGGGATCAAGGGCACCGCCGACTACGTCCACTCGCTGGGGCTGAAGCTGGGCATCTACGAGGACGCCGGGCTGCAGACCTGCGCCGGCTTCCCGGGCAGCCTGGGCCACGAGACCACGGACGCGCAGAGCTTCGCCGACTGGGGCGTGGACTACCTGAAGTACGACAACTGCTACGCGGGGCCGGGCTGTGCGCAGAACACCTGCTCCAACGGCAGCAAGGTGCCCGCGCAGACCCGGTACACCACGATGCGCGACGCCCTGGCCGCGACCGGCCGGCCCATCCTGTTCAGCCTGTGCAGCTGGGGCGAGGACAGCGTGTGGACCTGGGGCGCCGACATCGGCAACAGCTGGCGCACCACCGGCGACATCAACGCGAGCTACGGCAGCATGCTCTCGATCTTCCACAGCAACGTGAACCTGGCGGCCTACGCCGGGCCCGGCCACTGGAACGACCCGGACATGCTCGAGGTCGGCAACAGCCCGCTCACCGACACCGAGGCCCGCTCGGAGTTCAGCCTGTGGGCGGAGATGGCGGCCCCGCTGATCGCCGGCACCAACGTCGCCTCGGCCTCCGCGGCCACCCTGGCCACGCTCACCAACTCCCGGGTGATCGCGGTGGACCAGGACTCGCTCGGCAAGCAGGGCACCCTGGTCTCCTCCGCCGGCGGTCTCGACGTGCTGGCCAAGCCGCTGGCGAACGGCGACGTCTCGGTGGCCCTGTTCAACGAGACCGGCTCGACCGCGACCATCACCACCTCCGCCGCCGCGATCGGGAAGACCGGGGCATCCAGCTACGGCCTCACCGACCTGTGGTCCGGCGCGACGTCGACCACCACCGGCACCATCAGCGCCTCCGTCCCGGCACACGGCACCACCATGGTCCGCGTCGCGGGCGGCACCAGCGGCGGCGGCAACCAGACCGGCCCGGTGCGCGCGGTCGGCGCGAACAAGTGCCTGGACGTGCCGAACTCGACCACCACCCCGGGCACCCAGGTGCAGATCTGGGATTGCAACAGCCAGCCGAACCAGACCTGGACCCGTACCGCCTCCGGCCAGCTGACCGTCGTCTCGGGCGGCACCCAGCTGTGCCTGGACGCCTACAACGGCCAGACCTCGCCCGGTACCAAGGTCGAGATCTGGAGCTGCAACGGCCAGGCCAACCAGCAGTGGAAGGTGAACGCGGACGGCACCATCACCGGCGTCCAGTCCGGGCTCTGCCTCGACGTCACCGCCAAGTCCACCGCCAACGGCGCCCTGATCGACCTGTGGACCTGCAACGGCCAGACCAACCAGCAGTGGGCCGTCTGA
- a CDS encoding GTP-binding protein, producing MSGRLPVTVLSGFLGAGKTTLLNHLLNNRDGLRVAVIVNDMSEVNIDAALVREGGGALSRTEERLVEMTNGCICCTLRDDLLEEVDRLARAGRFDYLLIESSGISEPMPVAATFAFARDDGATLGEVARLDTMVTVVDAANFLPELRAGDELTARGLDQYEDDERTVSDLLMDQVEFADVLVLNKTDLVSAAEADRLVAALSRLNPGARIVRAVGGRVPPPELLGTGLFDLAKAQEAPGWVAELNGDHVPETEEYGIGSLVFRAERPFHPGRLWELVSERLDAGEFGTVLRSKGFCRLASRPAVTALWSQAGSVARFEPSGVRAAPGGAAGLADATALSGLDDEQPQHGQELVFIGTALRMDELSAALAACLLTDAEAAGGPALWRLLDDPFPAWDAYDAHAHA from the coding sequence GTGAGCGGCCGCCTTCCGGTCACGGTCCTCTCCGGGTTCCTCGGGGCGGGCAAGACCACACTGCTCAACCACCTGCTGAACAACCGCGACGGCCTGCGGGTGGCGGTCATCGTCAACGACATGAGCGAGGTCAACATCGACGCCGCGCTGGTGCGCGAGGGCGGGGGAGCCCTGTCGCGGACCGAGGAGCGGCTGGTCGAGATGACCAACGGCTGCATCTGCTGCACGCTGCGGGACGACCTGCTGGAGGAGGTGGACCGCCTCGCCCGGGCGGGGCGCTTCGACTACCTGCTGATCGAGTCCAGCGGCATCTCCGAGCCGATGCCGGTCGCCGCCACCTTCGCCTTCGCCCGCGACGACGGTGCGACCCTCGGCGAGGTGGCCCGCCTGGACACCATGGTCACCGTGGTGGACGCCGCCAACTTCCTGCCCGAGCTGCGGGCCGGGGACGAGCTGACGGCCCGTGGGCTCGACCAGTACGAGGACGACGAACGCACCGTCAGCGATCTCCTGATGGACCAGGTCGAGTTCGCCGACGTGCTGGTGCTGAACAAGACCGACCTGGTCAGCGCCGCCGAGGCGGACCGGCTCGTGGCAGCGCTCAGCCGGCTCAACCCGGGGGCCCGGATCGTCCGGGCGGTCGGTGGGCGGGTGCCGCCGCCCGAGTTGCTGGGCACGGGGCTGTTCGATCTGGCGAAGGCGCAGGAGGCCCCGGGCTGGGTGGCCGAGCTCAACGGCGACCATGTGCCGGAGACGGAGGAGTACGGCATCGGCAGCCTGGTCTTCCGGGCCGAGCGGCCGTTCCACCCGGGCCGGCTCTGGGAGTTGGTGAGCGAGCGACTCGACGCGGGGGAGTTCGGCACGGTGCTGCGCTCGAAGGGGTTCTGCCGGCTGGCGTCGCGGCCGGCGGTGACCGCGCTGTGGTCCCAGGCCGGTTCGGTGGCCCGGTTCGAGCCCTCCGGCGTGCGCGCCGCGCCGGGCGGCGCGGCCGGTCTCGCCGACGCCACGGCCCTGAGCGGCCTCGACGACGAACAGCCCCAGCACGGGCAGGAGTTGGTGTTCATCGGCACTGCCCTGCGCATGGACGAGCTGAGCGCCGCGCTCGCCGCCTGCCTGCTCACCGATGCCGAAGCGGCGGGCGGTCCGGCCCTGTGGCGCCTGCTCGACGATCCGTTCCCGGCCTGGGACGCGTACGACGCTCACGCGCACGCGTAA
- a CDS encoding pectinesterase family protein has product MPDEKHPSHRRRRNLRRTLVAAAVLAVVGAAVPLVAQATLTPKPRTLTVAADGSARYRTVQAAVDAAHPGDRIRIAKGTYHEVVKVPAGKSDLTVTGATGHPEDVVISYGNSARTAGPGGGPLGTEASATATFAATGLTVENLTVENTFDRAAALAHGQSGTQAVALAAEGDRQVFRNDRILGHQDTLLTWSPSATAQTRQYFVDDYVRGDVDIVFGNATAVLDHAVIEAEDDGAPAGGVNGALTAANTEASHKYGLLITDSTVRSTAKAGTYFLGRPWHPTASSRAQVVVRTTELPAAVRASTPWSDMDGYAWRSARLDSYANTGPGAATGADSPQLSQAQAAEFTARAYLAGSDGWNPVGQAPSGGSGSESGSGSPAPVPVPVPAGMATGDTRHVTEPVLPATTCADVPAHLSMPGRTADPAAETTPPDTARIQQALDGCARSGSGTVAVRLHASDTTHNAFLSGPLTVHQGEVLVLDSGVTLFGSRKPADYQLSGKPACGTLASSSGGCRPLISVAGANAGIEAVRAADGSQGRIDGRGDQSMLGTGTSWWQLATDAQKAGSNQNNPRLIQADNSDNFTLYHVDLLNSANFHVVYNGGNGFTAWGVRIKTPATARNTDGIDPAGATNVTITDSFIMDGDDGIAIKAGSRPSSNITVAGNHFYGTHGISIGSETTSGVTNVLFRDNTLTGTDALGNASGSSTGLRIKSSPANGGKVSDVGYLNTCLDAVRAPLVLDTHYSGGSGSNAPWFTGITVDGVTATHSPSGAKSTLAGLDDAHPLELTLRRVNLDITAATSAHARITVAGSNLTPSGPGVTVIRGSSTGTAPTCAFPAFPAP; this is encoded by the coding sequence TTGCCGGACGAGAAGCACCCCTCCCACCGCCGCCGCCGGAACCTCCGCCGCACGCTGGTCGCCGCCGCGGTGCTCGCCGTCGTGGGCGCCGCGGTGCCGCTGGTCGCCCAGGCCACGCTGACGCCGAAGCCCCGCACGCTGACCGTGGCCGCCGACGGCAGCGCCCGCTACCGCACGGTGCAGGCCGCCGTCGACGCCGCGCACCCCGGCGACCGGATCCGGATCGCCAAGGGCACCTACCACGAGGTGGTGAAGGTACCGGCGGGGAAGAGCGATTTGACCGTCACCGGCGCCACCGGCCACCCCGAGGACGTCGTCATCAGCTACGGGAACTCGGCGCGGACGGCCGGGCCCGGCGGCGGCCCGCTCGGCACCGAGGCCAGCGCCACCGCCACCTTCGCCGCCACCGGGCTGACGGTGGAGAACCTGACGGTGGAGAACACCTTCGACCGCGCTGCCGCCCTCGCGCACGGGCAGTCCGGCACCCAGGCCGTGGCCCTGGCGGCCGAGGGCGACCGGCAGGTCTTCCGCAACGACCGCATCCTCGGCCACCAGGACACCCTGCTCACCTGGTCCCCGTCCGCCACCGCGCAGACCCGCCAGTACTTCGTCGACGACTACGTCCGCGGCGACGTGGACATCGTCTTCGGCAACGCCACCGCCGTGCTCGACCACGCCGTCATCGAGGCGGAGGACGACGGCGCACCGGCCGGCGGGGTCAACGGCGCCCTCACCGCCGCCAACACCGAGGCCTCGCACAAGTACGGTCTGCTGATCACCGACAGCACCGTGCGCTCCACCGCCAAGGCCGGCACCTACTTCCTCGGCCGGCCCTGGCATCCGACGGCCTCCTCCCGCGCGCAGGTGGTGGTCCGCACCACCGAGCTGCCGGCCGCGGTCCGGGCGTCCACGCCGTGGAGCGACATGGACGGGTACGCCTGGCGCTCGGCCCGCCTGGACTCGTACGCCAACACCGGCCCTGGCGCCGCGACCGGCGCCGACAGCCCCCAGCTGAGCCAGGCGCAGGCGGCCGAGTTCACCGCCCGCGCCTACCTGGCGGGCAGCGACGGCTGGAACCCGGTCGGTCAGGCTCCCTCCGGCGGCTCCGGATCAGAGTCGGGCTCCGGCTCCCCAGCGCCGGTGCCGGTTCCGGTGCCCGCCGGCATGGCGACCGGCGACACCCGGCACGTCACCGAGCCCGTCCTGCCCGCCACCACCTGCGCCGACGTCCCGGCGCACCTGTCGATGCCCGGCCGCACGGCAGACCCGGCCGCCGAGACCACCCCGCCGGACACCGCACGGATCCAGCAGGCCCTGGACGGCTGCGCCCGGAGCGGCAGCGGTACGGTCGCGGTCCGCCTCCACGCCTCGGACACCACGCACAACGCTTTCCTGTCCGGTCCGCTGACGGTGCACCAGGGCGAGGTGCTGGTGCTGGACAGCGGCGTCACCCTGTTCGGATCACGCAAGCCCGCCGACTACCAGCTCTCCGGCAAGCCGGCCTGCGGCACCCTCGCCTCGTCGAGCGGGGGCTGCCGACCGCTGATCAGCGTCGCCGGGGCCAACGCCGGCATCGAGGCGGTCCGCGCCGCCGACGGCAGCCAGGGCCGGATCGACGGCCGGGGCGACCAGAGCATGCTGGGGACCGGCACCAGCTGGTGGCAGCTCGCCACCGACGCCCAGAAGGCCGGATCCAACCAGAACAACCCCAGGCTGATCCAGGCCGACAACTCCGACAACTTCACGCTTTACCACGTCGACCTGCTCAACTCGGCCAACTTCCACGTGGTCTACAACGGCGGCAACGGCTTCACCGCCTGGGGCGTCCGGATCAAGACCCCGGCCACCGCCCGGAACACCGACGGCATCGACCCGGCGGGCGCCACCAACGTCACCATCACCGACTCCTTCATCATGGACGGCGACGACGGCATAGCCATCAAGGCCGGCAGCAGGCCCAGCAGCAACATCACCGTCGCCGGCAACCACTTCTACGGCACCCACGGCATCTCCATCGGCAGCGAGACCACCAGTGGCGTGACCAACGTGCTCTTCCGCGACAACACCCTCACCGGCACCGACGCCCTCGGCAACGCCAGCGGCTCCAGCACCGGCCTCCGGATCAAGAGCTCCCCCGCCAACGGCGGCAAGGTCAGTGACGTCGGCTACCTGAACACCTGCCTGGACGCCGTCCGTGCCCCGCTCGTCCTCGACACCCACTACTCCGGCGGCAGCGGCTCCAACGCCCCCTGGTTCACCGGCATCACCGTCGACGGAGTCACCGCCACCCACTCCCCGAGCGGCGCCAAGTCCACCCTGGCCGGCCTGGACGACGCCCACCCGCTCGAACTCACCCTCAGGCGCGTCAACCTGGACATCACCGCCGCCACCTCGGCACACGCCAGGATCACCGTCGCGGGCAGCAACCTGACCCCGAGCGGCCCCGGGGTCACCGTCATCCGGGGGTCCAGCACGGGCACCGCACCCACCTGCGCCTTCCCCGCGTTCCCCGCCCCCTGA